Proteins from a genomic interval of Medicago truncatula cultivar Jemalong A17 chromosome 3, MtrunA17r5.0-ANR, whole genome shotgun sequence:
- the LOC25489693 gene encoding amino acid permease 3 encodes MVEKNGSTNHHQTFDVSIDQQRDSKFFDDDGRVKRTGTAWTASAHVITAVIGSGVLSLAWAIAQLGWIAGPIVMILFAWVTYYTSILLCECYRTGDPISGKRNYTYMDVVHSNLGGFQVTLCGIVQYLNLVGVAIGYTIASAISMMAIERSNCFHRSGGKDPCHMNSNIYMISFGAVQIIFSQIPDFDQLWWLSSLAAVMSFIYSTIGLGLGIGKVIENKKIDGTVTGVTDVTKAQKVWGSFQALGDIAFAYSYSMILIEIQDTVKAPPPTEAKTMKKATIISVASTTFFYMLCGCFGYAAFGNSSPGNLLTGFGFYNPFWLLDIANAAIVIHLIGAYQVYCQPLYAFVENYTAKRFPRSDFVNKNIKIPIPGIQMYKLNLFRLVWRTIFVILTTLVSMLLPFFNDIVGLLGALGFWPLTVYFPVEMYIIQKRIRKWSSKWICLQLLSVACLIISIAATVGSVAGIILDLKVFKPFKTMY; translated from the exons ATGGTTGAAAAGAATGGTAGCACGAATCATCACCAAACATTTGATGTCTCCATTGATCAACAAAGAGATTCTAAGTTTTTCGACGACGATGGTCGTGTCAAACGAACCG GAACTGCTTGGACTGCAAGTGCACATGTAATAACAGCTGTGATAGGGTCTGGAGTGCTGTCTCTAGCTTGGGCTATTGCTCAACTTGGATGGATTGCTGGTCCTATTGTTATGATTCTCTTTGCTTGGGTTACTTATTATACCTCCATTCTTCTCTGTGAATGTTATCGTACTGGTGATCCTATCAGTGGCAAGAGAAACTATACTTACATGGATGTTGTTCATTCCAATCTTG GTGGTTTTCAAGTCACGTTATGTGGGATAGTTCAGTATCTCAACCTTGTTGGAGTTGCCATTGGATACACTATAGCCTCAGCCATAAGCATGAT GGCAATTGAAAGGTCAAATTGTTTCCATAGAAGTGGTGGAAAAGATCCATGTCACATGAATAGCAATATTTACATGATTTCATTTGGTGCAGTGCAAATTATATTCTCTCAAATTCCAGATTTTGATCAACTATGGTGGCTCTCCAGTTTAGCTGCTGTTATGTCCTTTATATACTCCACAATTGGCCTTGGCCTTGGTATTGGGAAAGTTATAG aaaataaaaagattgatGGAACCGTAACCGGGGTAACTGATGTAACAAAAGCTCAGAAAGTTTGGGGGAGTTTTCAAGCTCTTGGTGACATAGCCTTTGCATATTCATACTCCATGATCCTTATAGAAATTCAg GACACGGTTAAAGCACCACCTCCGACTGAGGCAAAGACAATGAAGAAGGCTACAATCATCAGCGTTGCATCGACAACATTTTTCTACATGCTTTGCGGCTGTTTTGGATATGCTGCGTTTGGAaattcaagtcctggaaacctTTTAACCGGTTTTGGTTTCTATAACCCATTTTGGCTCCTTGACATAGCCAATGCTGCCATAGTTATCCACCTCATTGGTGCGTACCAAGTCTACTGCCAACCCCTTTATGCATTCGTCGAAAATTACACGGCAAAAAGATTCCCTCGCAGTGATTTTGTGAATAAGAACATAAAAATTCCAATCCCTGGCATACAAATGTACAAGCTCAACCTATTTAGGTTGGTTTGGAGgacaatttttgtaatattaacaaCTTTGGTATCTATGCTCCTTCCATTTTTCAATGACATAGTTGGACTTCTTGGTGCACTCGGATTTTGGCCTCTTACAGTTTATTTTCCGGTGGAGATGTATATAATTCAAAAGAGAATACGGAAGTGGAGCTCGAAATGGATCTGTCTTCAATTGCTTAGTGTTGCGTGTCTTATAATCTCTATAGCTGCTACTGTTGGTTCTGTTGCTGGGATTATACTTGATCTTAAAGTTTTTAAGCCATTCAAAACTATGTATTGA
- the LOC25489691 gene encoding chloroplast processing peptidase, with protein sequence MSFLRPSAMYNFLITYPSSRWMPCQSWGFLRWPGLEGFLRLLVVFLLWSTFSHLCYIPSSSMYPTLHVGDRIIIEKASYYIRSPSIHDIITFRDPTQHSGDNTDVIFIKRVVAKEGDTVEVHHGGLYVNGVAQEEDFVVEKPTYTTKLTYVPKGHVYVLGDNRNNSYDSHIWGPLPMKNIVGRYAMCCHRPTN encoded by the exons ATGAGCTTCTTGAGGCCATCTGCGATGTACAATTTTTTGATTACTTATCCTTCATCACGATGGATGCCATGTCAGAGTTGGGGGTTCCTTCGATGGCCAGGTCTTGAAGGTTTCTTAAGACTTCTCGTCGTTTTTCTTCTTTGGTCTACCTTCTCCCATCTCTGCTATATACCTTCTTCTTCTATGTACCCTACCCTTCATGTTGGCGATCGAATCATTATCGAAAAG GCTTCATATTATATCAGGAGTCCTTCTATACATGATATTATAACATTTCGGGATCCAACGCAG CACTCTGGAGATAACACAGATGTAATTTTTATTAAGAGAGTTGTTGCTAAAGAAGGAGACACTGTTGAG GTTCATCATGGAGGGCTCTATGTCAATGGTGTTGCTCAAGAGGAGGATTTCGTGGTAGAGAAACCAACATACACAACGAAATTAACT TATGTGCCGAAAGGCCATGTTTATGTGTTGGGGGATAATCGCAACAATAGCTATGATTCCCATATATG GGGACCACTTCCTATGAAAAACATAGTTGGAAGATATGCAATGTGCTGTCACAGACCAACAAATTGA
- the LOC25489692 gene encoding amino acid permease 3, with translation MVEKNGSKNHHQTFDVSIDQQRDSKYFDDDGRIKRTGTAWTASAHVITAVVGSGVLSLSWAIAQLGWIAGPIVMILFAWVTYYTSILLCECYRNDDPINGKRNYTYMDAVHSNLGGFQVTLCGIVQYLNLAGAAIGYTIASAISMMAIERSNCFHRSGGKDPCHMNSNIYMISFGAVQIIFSQIPDFDQLWWLSSLAAVMSFTYSTIGLGLGIGKVIGNKKIDGTMAGVTDVTKAQKVWGSLQALGDIAFAYAYSMILIEIQDTVKAPPSEAKTMKKATIISVAATTIFYMLCGCFGYAAFGNSSPGNLLTGFGFYNPFWLLDIANAAIVIHLIGSYQVYCQPLYAFVESYTAKRFPQSDFVNKNIKIPIPGIQMYKLNLFRLVWRTIFVILSTLVAMLLPFFNDIVGLLGAIGFWPLTVYFPVEMYIVQKRIPKWSSKWICLQLLSVVCLIISIAAAVGSIAGIVLDLKVFKPFKSVY, from the exons ATGGTTGAAAAGAACGGAAGCAAGAATCATCACCAAACATTTGATGTCTCCATTGACCAACAAAGAGATTCCAAGTACTTCGACGATGATGGTCGCATCAAAAGAACAG GAACTGCTTGGACTGCAAGTGCACATGTAATAACAGCTGTGGTAGGGTCTGGAGTGCTGTCTCTATCTTGGGCTATTGCTCAACTTGGATGGATTGCTGGTCCTATTGTCATGATTCTCTTTGCTTGGGTTACTTACTACACTTCCATTCTTCTATGCGAATGTTATCGTAATGATGATCCTATCAATGGCAAGAGAAACTACACTTACATGGATGCTGTTCATTCCAATCTTG GTGGTTTTCAAGTCACGTTATGTGGGATAGTTCAGTATCTCAATCTTGCGGGGGCTGCCATTGGATACACTATAGCTTCTGCCATAAGCATGAT GGCAATTGAAAGGTCAAATTGTTTCCATAGAAGTGGGGGAAAAGATCCATGTCACATGAACAGCAATATTTACATGATTTCATTTGGTGCAGTACAAATTATATTCTCTCAAATTCCAGATTTTGATCAATTATGGTGGCTCTCCAGTTTAGCTGCTGTTATGTCCTTTACATACTCCACAATTGGTCTTGGCCTTGGTATTGGAAAAGTTATAGGAAATAAAAAGATTGATGGAACCATGGCTGGGGTAACTGATGTGACAAAAGCTCAGAAAGTTTGGGGGAGTTTGCAAGCTCTTGGTGACATAGCTTTTGCATACGCATACTCCATGATCCTTATAGAAATTCAg GACACGGTAAAAGCACCACCATCTGAGGCAAAAACAATGAAGAAGGCTACAATTATCAGCGTTGCAGCGACAACAATTTTCTACATGCTTTGCGGCTGTTTTGGATATGCCGCGTTTGGAaattcaagtcctggaaacctTTTAACCGGTTTTGGTTTCTATAACCCATTTTGGCTCCTTGACATAGCCAATGCTGCCATAGTTATCCACCTTATAGGTTCATACCAAGTTTACTGCCAACCCCTTTATGCATTCGTTGAAAGTTACACGGCGAAAAGATTCCCTCAGAGTGATTTTGTGAATAAGAACATAAAAATTCCAATCCCTGGCATACAAATGTACAAGCTCAACCTATTTAGATTGGTTTGGAGgacaatttttgtaatattatCAACTTTGGTAGCAATGCTCCTTCCATTCTTCAATGATATTGTTGGACTTCTTGGTGCAATCGGATTTTGGCCACTTACCGTTTATTTTCCGGTGGAGATGTATATAGTTCAAAAGAGAATACCAAAGTGGAGCTCAAAATGGATCTGTCTTCAATTGCTTAGTGTTGTTTGTCTTATAATCTCTATAGCTGCTGCTGTTGGTTCTATTGCTGGGATTGTTCTTGATCTTAAAGTTTTTAAGCCATTCAAGTCTGTCTATTGA
- the LOC25489694 gene encoding amino acid permease 3, protein MVDKNGSTNHHQTFDVSIDQQRDSKYFDDDGRVKRTGTVWTASAHVITAVVGSGVLSLAWAIAQLGWIAGPIVMILFAWVTYYTAILLCECYRNDDPINGKRNYTYMDVVHSNLGGFQVTLCGIVQYLNLVGVAIGYTIASAISMMAIERSNCFHRSGGKDPCHMNSNIYMISFGAVQIIFSQIPDFDQLWWLSSLAAVMSFTYSTIGLGLGIGKVIGNKKIDGTMAGVTDVTKAQNVWGSLQALGDIAFAYSYSMILIEIQDTVKAPPPSEAKTMKKATIIGVAATAFFYMLCGCFGYAAFGNSSPGNLLTGFGFYNPFWLLDIANVAIVIHLIGAYQVYCQPLYAFVENYTAKRFPQSDLVNKNIKIPIPGRQMCKLNLFRLVWRTIFVILTTLVSMLLPFFNDIAGLLGALGFWPLTVYFPVEMYIIQKRIPKWSSKWICLQLLSVACLIISIAAAVGSIAGIVLDLKVFKPFKTVY, encoded by the exons ATGGTTGACAAGAATGGTAGCACGAATCATCACCAAACATTTGATGTCTCCATTGATCAACAAAGAGATTCTAAGTACTTCGACGATGATGGTCGCGTCAAAAGAACCG GAACTGTTTGGACTGCAAGTGCACATGTAATAACAGCTGTGGTAGGGTCTGGAGTTCTGTCTCTAGCTTGGGCTATTGCTCAACTCGGATGGATTGCTGGTCCTATTGTCATGATTCTCTTTGCTTGGGTTACTTACTACACTGCCATTCTTCTTTGTGAATGTTATCGTAATGATGATCCTATCAATGGCAAGAGAAACTACACTTACATGGATGTTGTTCATTCCAATCTTG gTGGTTTTCAAGTCACGTTATGTGGGATAGTTCAGTATCTAAACCTTGTAGGAGTTGCCATTGGATACACTATAGCTTCTGCCATAAGCATGAT GGCAATTGAAAGGTCAAATTGTTTCCATAGAAGTGGTGGAAAAGATCCATGTCACATGAATAGCAATATTTACATGATTTCATTTGGTGCAGTGCAAATTATATTCTCTCAAATTCCAGATTTTGATCAATTGTGGTGGCTCTCCAGTTTAGCTGCTGTTATGTCCTTTACATACTCCACAATTGGTCTTGGCCTTGGTATTGGAAAAGTTATAGGAAATAAAAAGATTGATGGAACCATGGCTGGGGTAACTGATGTGACAAAAGCTCAGAATGTTTGGGGGAGTTTGCAAGCTCTTGGTGACATAGCCTTTGCATACTCATACTCCATGATCCTTATAGAAATTCAG GACACGGTAAAAGCACCACCTCCGTCTGAGGCAAAAACAATGAAGAAGGCTACAATCATCGGCGTTGCAGCGACAGCATTTTTCTACATGCTTTGTGGCTGTTTTGGATACGCGGCATTTGGAaattcaagtcctggaaacctTTTAACCGGTTTTGGTTTCTATAACCCATTTTGGCTCCTTGACATAGCCAATGTTGCCATAGTTATCCACCTCATTGGTGCATACCAAGTCTACTGCCAACCCCTTTATGCATTCGTTGAAAATTACACAGCGAAAAGATTCCCTCAGAGTGATCTTGTGAATAAGAACATAAAAATTCCAATCCCTGGCAGACAAATGTGCAAGCTCAACCTATTTAGATTGGTTTGGAGgacaatttttgtaatattaacaaCTTTGGTATCAATGCTCCTTCCATTTTTCAATGACATAGCTGGACTTCTTGGTGCACTTGGATTTTGGCCACTTACGGTTTATTTTCCTGTGGAGATGTATATAATTCAAAAGAGAATACCGAAGTGGAGCTCGAAATGGATCTGTCTTCAATTGCTTAGTGTTGCGTGTCTTATAATCTCTATAGCTGCTGCTGTTGGTTCTATTGCTGGGATTGTTCTTGATCTTAAAGTTTTTAAGCCATTCAAGACTGTCTATTGA